One stretch of Pyrenophora tritici-repentis strain M4 chromosome 4, whole genome shotgun sequence DNA includes these proteins:
- a CDS encoding PspE, Rhodanese-related sulfurtransferase translates to MSRDLLIDVRTPAEYATGHLTSDLSPTLNIPYQDISTLVDVYATTHNITVDKNDRITLYCRSGRRSDIACRELKQLGYANG, encoded by the exons ATGTCCCGCGACCTCCTCATCGACGTGCGCACGCCCGCCGAATACGCCACTGGCCATCTGACCTCTGACCTCTCCCCCACACTAAACATACCATACCAAGACATATCCACCCTCGTTGATGTCTACGCTACAACACACAACATTACCGTTGACAAGAACGATCGCATCACGCTGTATTGCCGCAGTGGGCGCCGCTCGGATATCGCGTGTCGCGAGTTGAAGCAGTTGGGGTATGCGAAT GGGTGA
- a CDS encoding ras guanine-nucleotide exchange protein Cdc25p, whose translation MASFGSGQGDMDKRSSALVAPLNIQKSPSRSRSQMGVFGHTRQSSSRGTHSSRSRSQISPPLTPTVSNEAMVQEQQLAQPIFHNYLRAFYHYSPTSTVSSTSDESSITVAINQGDVILVHSVHPNGWADGTLLASGARGWLPTNYCEPYDHPIIRNLLNALTYLWDLVRDGENGELVAFSRQDYVKGMIVGVRLFLERTECLQKDSRLILAHVGLRRMRKALLGDLSTLVKAAKTLQEALQSGELLVPVFEHMDELVFKSFKLVTRAVRFLDIWATDAVSLSLFELGDASSHRPLTPPSDSTDGAVQQPVTSAPSVEGSLSANEYDSPVTQSAHDDWYSATTQQPRNLNRLSVAFSLPSEPDSLASPIIISQPTFQSKRTSVTHRLSYTAKSSSARKGSLATERLNTAHDAFLGFIGSFIGLHLQSRSSDELAQITQHSVVACRQLLKVVEEVWERDSRRSNPLEEARDTMYTRLTELVQATKDMFTNADADVEEVVAPEAGKQIVTAATSCVRAAGDCVTKARLVIERIGDFEFDTEPAVGLGLSDESMVQEPTPSSNRESVASAVSSKPAENVMETNKPLPAPPVEEREMPPPLTISESKPLPEVPQPSPLDNNRLSLQPSQAVIVESPTAVSFRSSRSSLPPLNAVPTPILPLPSASEILESPASMTQGSIAESVNTESVNASVNDLSSTHGYNGRGDAASVVSHTSTRATTPDQSPTKKRSSQTLISSFGSSSELRSLASEDIADGEEHLLETTYVHELIYNKDGQISGGSLPALVEQLTTFESTPDIVFVNAFYLTFRLFTTPVELAQCLIDRFDYIGGSQKVGVPVRLRVYNVFKGWLESHWVGESDSVALGVILAFATGKLRTAMPAAGKRLAELTSKVTEVRAGALVPRLVSSIGKATGTSTAFTQGDSNVPSPIVTKSQLNALRASKEGRAQCSILDFDPLELARQFTIIESKLFCAIQPEELLALEWTKKKDSKAHNVKAMSTLSTDLANLVADTILQLEDAKKRAVIIKQWVKVAAKCLELHNYDSLMAIICSLNSSMVMRLKRTWELVSAKTKARLDELKSVTDVGRNYAVLRQRLQNHIAPCIPFVGIYLTDLTFIDVGNGTTRQLPGESGSDGLSVINFDKHMKTAKIIGQLQSFQVPYRLAAIPEMQDWMEAQISRMHASDQANVQSYYRRSLLLEPREQPHSVRGSPSIDNSNASTFSVDTRVNSKDKFEFLNFNFSTSNLKGT comes from the exons ATGGCCTCCTTCGGCTCAGGCCAGGGAGATATGGACAAACGGTCCAGCGCCCTAGTGGCGCCCTTGAACATTCAAAAGTCTCCGAGCAGGTCGCGATCACAAATGGGCGTTTTCGGTCACACTCGCCAGTCTTCGTCAAGAGGGACCCACTCCAGTCGCTCGCGATCGCAGATATCTCCTCCCCTGACGCCTACAGTTTCCAACGAAGCCATGGTTCAAGAGCAGCAACTTGCCCAGCCCATTTTCCACAACTACCTCCGCGCCTTCTACCATTACAGCCCTACTTCGACTGTATCATCTACTTCGGACGAGTCCTCAATTACCGTTGCCATTAACCAAGGCGACGTCATTCTTGTTCACTCTGTACATCCCAATGGCTGGGCAGATGGCACTCTGTTGGCCTCTGGAGCCCGTGGATGGCTTCCTACCAACTACTGCGAGCCCTACGACCACCCCATAATACGGAATTTGCTCAATGCATTGACATATCTATGGGATCTGGTTCGTGACGGTGAGAATGGCGAACTAGTTGCCTTCTCACGGCAGGACTACGTCAAAGGCATGATTGTTGGCGTACGACTGTTCCTG GAACGGACAGAGTGCTTACAAAAGGACTCGCGACTTATCCTTGCACACGTAGGTCTGCGTCGCATGCGTAAAGCTCTATTGGGTGATCTCTCTACGCTCGTAAAGGCTGCCAAAACCCTGCAAGAAGCGTTACAATCGGGCGAGCTGCTCGTACCCGTGTTCGAGCACATGGACGAGCTCGTGTTCAAATCGTTTAAGCTTGTAACGAGGGCTGTGCGTTTCCTCGACATCTGGGCCACGGACGCAGTGTCGCTGTCACTGTTCGAGCTTGGCGACGCAAGCAGTCATAGACCACTGACCCCACCGTCTGACTCGACCGACGGTGCTGTGCAACAGCCAGTAACATCAGCGCCATCGGTAGAGGGCAGTTTGTCGGCGAATGAATACGACTCTCCGGTTACACAATCGGCCCACGACGACTGGTACTCCGCCACGACGCAACAGCCACGAAACTTGAACCGCCTGTCAGTTGCCTTTTCTCTGCCGTCGGAGCCAGATTCTCTTGCTTCCCCGATCATCATATCCCAACCCACGTTCCAGTCAAAACGCACTTCCGTTACCCATCGGTTGTCGTACACGGCCAAGTCATCCAGCGCACGCAAAGGAAGCCTTGCCACCGAGCGGCTGAACACTGCTCATGACGCTTTTTTGGGCTTTATTGGCTCGTTTATTGGTTTGCACCTACAATCTCGCTCTTCCGACGAGCTAGCCCAAATCACCCAACACTCCGTCGTCGCGTGCCGCCAGCTCCTCAAGGTTGTTGAGGAAGTATGGGAACGAGACTCACGAAGGTCCAACCCACTGGAAGAAGCACGAGACACCATGTACACCCGTCTCACCGAACTGGTCCAAGCGACCAAGGATATGTTTACGAATGCTGACGCGGACGTTGAAGAGGTGGTAGCGCCAGAGGCAGGAAAGCAAATCGTGACGGCTGCTACAAGTTGTGTCAGGGCTGCTGGTGACTGCGTTACCAAGGCTAGGCTTGTGATCGAGAGGATAGGCGACTTTGAATTTGACACCGAGCCTGCTGTTGGCTTGGGTCTATCCGACGAATCCATGGTCCAGGAACCTACCCCCTCGAGTAACAGAGAATCTGTCGCCAGCGCCGTTTCATCCAAACCTGCCGAAAACGTCATGGAGACAAACAAACCACTACCTGCGCCGCCAGTTGAGGAACGCGAGATGCCTCCACCACTCACCATTTCCGAGTCGAAGCCTTTGCCCGAGGTACCTCAGCCTTCGCCTCTCGACAACAACAGGCTTAGCCTCCAGCCATCCCAGGCTGTCATCGTCGAAAGCCCAACTGCCGTGTCCTTTAGGTCATCTCGCTCGTCATTGCCTCCACTCAACGCGGTGCCTACTCCCATACTCCCACTACCGAGCGCATCTGAGATTCTTGAAAGTCCTGCAAGCATGACACAAGGAAGCATTGCGGAGTCTGTCAACACCGAGAGTGTCAACGCTTCTGTCAATGACCTGAGCAGCACCCATGGCTACAACGGGCGGGGTGATGCTGCAAGCGTCGTTTCACACACGTCCACGCGTGCTACCACGCCAGATCAATCACCAACAAAGAAGCGTAGTTCCCAGACGTTGATCAGCAGCTTTGGCAGTTCATCAGAGCTTCGCTCTTTAGCAAGCGAAGATATTGCCGACGGCGAAGAGCACCTCTTGGAGACTACCTATGTGCACGAGTTGATCTACAACAAGGATGGTCAAATATCGGGTGGATCTCTCCCCGCCTTGGTGGAGCAGCTCACCACCTTCGAGTCAACTCCCGATATTGTCTTTGTAAACGCCTTCTATCTTACCTTCCGTCTCTTCACCACACCTGTCGAACTTGCGCAGTGCCTGATCGACCGATTCGACTACATTGGCGGCAGTCAGAAAGTCGGAGTTCCTGTACGTCTCAGGGTCTACAATGTGTTCAAGGGTTGGCTCGAAAGCCACTGGGTCGGCGAGAGTGATTCAGTTGCCCTAGGTGTTATCCTGGCGTTCGCCACTGGCAAACTGAGGACAGCTATGCCTGCTGCTGGCAAGCGTCTTGCAGAGCTTACGTCCAAGGTCACGGAAGTGAGAGCTGGTGCTCTTGTGCCTCGCTTGGTGTCGTCGATTGGAAAGGCAACTGGCACTAGCACTGCCTTCACCCAGGGCGATAGCAACGTTCCCTCTCCCATTGTTACCAAGAGCCAACTCAACGCACTACGAGCTAGTAAGGAGGGTAGGGCTCAATGCAGCATCTTGGACTTTGATCCCCTAGAGCTCGCCAGGCAGTTTACCATCATCGAGTCTAAGCTCTTCTGTGCCATTCAGCCAGAAGAGCTCCTTGCTCTCGAGTGGaccaagaagaaggattCAAAGGCGCACAACGTCAAAGCCATGTCCACTCTATCGACTGACTTGGCCAACTTGGTGGCTGACACCATCCTTCAGCTTGAGGACGCAAAGAAGCGTGCGGTCATAATCAAGCAATGGGTCAAGGTTGCGGCCAAGTGTCTGGAGCTGCACAACTATGACTCGCTCATGGCCATCATCTGCTCGCTCAACTCTTCCATGGTTATGCGCCTCAAGCGAACCTGGGAGCTTGTGTCAGCGAAGACAAAGGCTCGCCTGGATGAGCTGAAGTCGGTCACTGACGTAGGCCGAAACTACGCCGTGCTTCGTCAGCGTCTCCAGAACCACATCGCGCCATGCATTCCATTTGTAGGAATCTACCTTACTGACCTCACGTTCATCGACGTCGGCAACGGCACCACACGACAGCTTCCCGGTGAATCCGGCTCTGACGGTCTCTCCGTCATCAACTTTGACAAGCACATGAAGACGGCCAAGATCATCGGCCAACTGCAATCGTTCCAGGTTCCCTATCGGTTAGCTGCCATCCCAGAGATGCAGGACTGGATGGAGGCCCAGATTTCGAGGATGCACGCCAGCGACCAAGCCAACGTCCAAAGTTATTACCGTCGATCACTGCTCCTTGAGCCACGAGAGCAGCCTCACTCCGTGAGGGGCTCACCATCTATTGACAACAGCAACGCGAGCACCTTCTCAGTAGACACCCGAGTCAATTCAAAGGACAAATTTGAGTTTCTCAACTTCAACTTCTCGACTTCCAACCTGAAGGGCACATAG
- a CDS encoding GINS complex subunit Psf2 yields the protein MRLRTETLERVFRHGSFTARELEHTIQGATPTHPTMALPLPPGLTPPEIAFLCEMELVTVIPRQKLEGLELLGGPVGPLNPPHRANIPLWLALLLKRQRRANILPPAWLNTHSLTAILDHETDHAETFSPPPRLPPQPSQNTFPISPPFLSNSTVDAAPDALPYHWLELGEMLLEAASDDFEEPDNVRKLLRGLREVRMAKLRSGVEVLDAGGGFKMNGIGGMEVGEGRSFITGVIDGLRHVYPLELLKISASREQQRKDRDREEMDSGAADYDDDEMDMQ from the exons ATGCGGCTACGTACCGAAACCCTGGAGCGCGTCTTCCGACATGGCAGCTTCACAGCCCGCGAACTTGAACATACAATTCAAGGCGCCACACCTACACATCCAACCATGGCATTGCCTCTCCCGCCGGGCCTGACGCCCCCGGAAATTGCTTTTCTGTGCGAAATGGAGCTCGTCACAGTGATACCACGTCAAAAACTCGAGGGACTTGAGCTTCTTGGA GGACCCGTGGGACCTCTCAATCCACCTCATAGAGCAAATATCCCCCTCTGGCTTGCCCTCTTGCTGAAGCGCCAACGCCGTGCCAATATCCTCCCGCCAGCCTGGCTCAATACACACTCTCTTACCGCTATCCTCGACCACGAAACAGACCATGCGGAGACAttctctcctcctccacgATTACCCCCACAGCCTTCGCAGAATACGTTTCCCATCTCGCCACCGTTCCTATCGAATTCGACGGTAGATGCGGCCCCAGACGCCCTACCATATCACTGGCTTGAGCTAGGCGAAATGCTGCTAGAGGCAGCCTCTGACGACTTTGAAGAGCCGGATAATGTACGGAAACTGCTGAGAGGGCTGCGGGAAGTGCGAATGGCAAAGCTGAGAAGTGGTGTTGAGGTGCTGGACGCGGGAGGTGGATTCAAGATGAACGGTATTGGAGGCATGGAAGTAGGCGAGGGTAGATCATTCATCACGGGTGTCATTGATGGATTAAGGCATGTCTATCCACTGGAACTACT AAAGATTTCGGCTTCACGAGAACAGCAGCGCAAAGACCGAGACCGAGAAGAGATGGATTCGGGCGCGGCTGATTACGACGATGACGAGATGGACATGCAATGA
- a CDS encoding VTC1, Vacuolar transporter chaperone — MSTQPLLQTAPGKRIALPTRVEPKVFFANERTFLSWLNFTVILGGLAIGLLNFGDKIGKISAGLFTLVAMMAMIYALFTFHWRARSIRMRGQGGFDDRLGPTILTIALFAAVIVNFALRMTMGSDEHAKN; from the exons ATGTCTACCCAACCGCTCCTTCAGACCGCGCCAG GCAAGCGCATCGCCCTCCCAACCCGCGTCGAACCGAAAGTCTTCTTCGCCAACGAGCGCACCTTCCTCTCATGGCTCAACTTCACCGTCATTCTCGGCGGCCTCGCTATCGGTCTCCTTAACTTTGGCGACAAAATCGGAAAGATCTCCGCTGGTCTCTTCACCCTCGTTGCTATGATGGCTATGATCTACGCCTTGTTTACCTTCCACTGGCGCGCGCGGAGCATACGGATGAGGGGCCAGGGCGGCTTCGACGACAGGCTGGGTCCCACCATTCTTACCATTGCCCTCTTCGCTGCTGTCATTGTCAACTTTGCCCTGAGGATGACCATGGGAAGCGATGAGCATGCCAAGAACTAA
- a CDS encoding Tctex-1 domain containing protein: MASQSPLPTAELQEIAQTACEQAIGAAEAYDHAQVGDWNSKIIQYILQTLIKKTSTSEATPDTPSQPPYKYIANSTVIQHIGSPAEPEKHGRRGMHSAVGAFWNNEKDGTYSYKWEAAEKKGMDIVITITWIAI, encoded by the exons ATGGCC TCTCAGTCACCGCTTCCTACTGCCGAGCTGCAAGAGATTGCTCAGACC GCTTGCGAACAGGCCATCGGTGCCGCAGAAGCATACGACCACGCCCAAGTAGGAGACTGGAACAGCAAGATCATC CAATACATCCTCCAGACCCTCATCAAGAAAACCAGCACTTCCGAAGCCACGCCCGATACTCCGTCGCAACCCCCTTACAAGTACATCGCCAACAGCACCGTAATCCAACACATTGGCTCTCCTGCGGAACCTGAGAAGCACGGCCGTCGCGGCATGCACAGCGCTGTCGGCGCCTTCTGGAACAACGAGAAGGATGGCACATACAGCTACAAGTGGGAGGCGGCCGAGAAGAAGGGCATGGACATTGTCATCACCATCACATGGATTGCTATCTAG
- a CDS encoding bZIP-2 multi-domain protein — protein sequence MSAYKGQRGPNVSQYIANLNQLSPQQDLLSDPAPAEDFSDFLNADFLDVNNTQNASADFDISFDNEPSQPSKANGEFLRNPSTGVDANMDFNLNGDFPFTDFNNFGASTAFDPSMPLSHTQPSHYPIAHNYGSPTSSLSPIAQGFDQASKKRKLDNVAPVMPQQSLDENARIAAEEDKRRRNTAASARFRIKKKQREQALEQSQKEAQEKVAKLEATIQQLQTENAWLKGLITEKNGGKSTTDELKALINKRENAVSERSSSTHTDGVGTKAEKPKVDA from the exons ATGTCCGCCTACAAAGGCCAGCGAGGGCCCAACGTGTCCCAGTATATCGCGAATCTCAATCAGCTGTCGCCGCAGCAGGATTTGCTGTCGGACCCGGCACCCGCTGAGGACTTCTCCGACTTCCTCAACGCCGATTTTCTAGACGTGAACAACACGCAGAACGCCAGCGCCGACTTCGATATCAGTTTTGACAACGAGCCATCACAGCCTTCAAAGGCAAACGGAGAATTTCTGCGTAACCCAAGCACAGGCGTCGACGCAAACATGGACTTCAATCTGAATG GCGACTTCCCGTTTACCGACTTCAACAACTTTGGCGCAAGCACAGCCTTCGACCCGTCGATGCCATTGTCGCACACTCAGCCTAGCCACTACCCAATCGCACACAACTACGGGTCGCCGACATCATCTTTGTCTCCGATCGCGCAAGGCTTTGACCAGGCCTCGAAGAAGCGCAAGCTTGACAATGTCGCTCCAGTCATGCCACAGCAGTCGCTTGACGAGAACGCTCGCATTGCCGCAGAGGAGGACAAGCGTCGCCGTAATACGGCCGCAAGCGCCCGCTTCCGCatcaagaagaagcagcgcgagcAAGCGCTCGAGCAGTCGCAAAAGGAGGCGCAAGAGAAGGTGGCCAAGCTAGAGGCCACTATCCAGCAACTACAGACGGAGAACGCATGGCTCAAGGGTCTGATCACGGAGAAGAACGGGGGCAAGAGCACCACGGACGAACTCAAGGCACTCATCAACAAGCGCGAGAACGCTGTCAGCGAACGGAGTAGCTCTACGCACACAGATGGCGTGGGTACCAAGGCAGAGAAGCCAAAGGTGGATGCCTAA
- a CDS encoding CENP-N domain containing protein, with protein MATAPDYKNIPHSHRLPVNHREVQRTFTKLSRQSLVSLALQWLSKKNRDFCRPYLLNDRTEEDDEEIYEPAQSYEVLQEIYKQLAARKGGRREVLDRILEGDWRHGISMYQLATAEIQYLLDHPNALRWTAKRLTKIPNARSAATDMEVTNDSDHLPRFQAQTFMSNLARELTPLMKAHYLIIRIKTSPMTILRVYIHDSPYSNEASLAIETNSTDSAKAVFFIWPNGSPFVYSSLATLTGQVVGDDGRHLRDIVQQAIPKAFSRPSARYQLTNTNFTTKSLDALLTYRGPGKSNAAAGGWSIFQDHSFSQNALDFITTQKGDGQEKAAGDKSNVNGATKAGPGRPKRPLDGKETSEAKRRKEIAAGRFGTSAQPEDGQGLERFEVRIDDSFPMTSDGNSITQVEGETSNLDAQATSRTRRGRPSLLDRTVEDLEEVENEEGWAPNVRITFQGTHVFAGVRQLVEEGIIDGEKMPGWLTGEAGVTIGSVKNGRIRSKEGVPGV; from the coding sequence ATGGCCACCGCCCCGGATTATAAGAACATCCCACATTCGCATCGGCTGCCCGTGAACCACCGCGAAGTTCAGCGTACCTTCACCAAGCTCTCCCGCCAATCCCTCGTATCGCTCGCGCTACAATGGCTCAGCAAAAAGAACCGCGACTTTTGCAGGCCGTATCTCCTGAATGACCGCACAGAGGAGGATGATGAAGAGATCTACGAGCCTGCACAAAGCTACGAGGTACTCCAGGAAATATACAAGCAGTTGGCTGCTCGCAAAGGGGGCAGGAGAGAGGTGCTAGATCGCATCCTTGAGGGAGATTGGAGACACGGCATATCCATGTATCAGCTAGCCACAGCAGAGATACAGTATCTGCTCGACCACCCAAATGCCCTCCGTTGGACAGCGAAGCGTCTCACCAAAATCCCAAATGCTCGATCAGCAGCGACCGACATGGAGGTTACGAACGACTCCGACCATCTCCCACGATTCCAAGCACAAACCTTCATGTCCAACCTTGCGCGAGAGCTTACTCCCCTCATGAAGGCACATTACCTTATAATACGGATAAAGACATCGCCAATGACAATACTACGGGTCTACATACACGATTCGCCGTACAGTAACGAGGCATCGCTAGCGATCGAGACGAATAGCACAGATAGCGCGAAAGCGGTGTTCTTTATATGGCCCAACGGTTCGCCATTTGTATACTCGTCCCTGGCAACTCTGACAGGACAGGTTGTAGGAGACGACGGGAGACACCTGCGAGACATTGTACAACAGGCGATACCAAAGGCCTTCTCCAGACCGTCTGCTCGGTATCAATTGACCAATACAAACTTCACTACCAAGTCATTGGACGCCCTTCTGACATATCGCGGCCCCGGCAAGAGCAATGCTGCAGCAGGAGGCTGGAGCATCTTCCAGGACCATAGCTTTAGCCAAAATGCGCTGGACTTCATCACAACACAAAAAGGGGATGGGCAGGAAAAGGCTGCCGGGGATAAGAGCAATGTCAATGGTGCAACAAAGGCTGGACCAGGGAGGCCCAAACGACCACTAGACGGAAAGGAGACTTCAGAGGCCAAACGACGGAAAGAGATTGCCGCTGGTCGCTTCGGTACATCAGCACAACCAGAAGATGGCCAGGGACTTGAACGGTTTGAAGTTCGCATTGATGACTCGTTTCCAATGACATCAGATGGCAACAGTATTACGCAAGTAGAAGGCGAAACATCCAACCTCGATGCTCAAGCGACGAGCCGAACACGGAGAGGACGCCCATCGCTGCTTGATAGAACAGTAGAGGATCTTGAAGAGGTTGAGAACGAAGAGGGCTGGGCACCAAACGTGCGCATCACGTTCCAGGGAACACATGTGTTTGCCGGCGTCAGGCAATTGGTTGAAGAGGGCATCATAGACGGTGAGAAGATGCCGGGTTGGCTGACTGGCGAAGCAGGTGTCACGATAGGTTCTGTCAAGAACGGACGGATACGGAGCAAAGAAGGTGTCCCAGGTGTTTGA
- a CDS encoding SUR7 multi-domain protein produces MNLFNRRRKSDDTAVSASSPPVVAPELSKEQIKVATHRRKNWSLATSFFLFITFIFLILVNISGVRNKPVIRNWYFIRLDLSNIVPASVPNFALINTIAQTLGLHDFYQVGLWGFCEGYKGQGVTFCSKPQTLYWFNPVEILRNELLAGASINLPADINDILNLIHFVSNWMFGLFLSATVLSFVLIFVMPISIYSRWLTLIVAILAFVNALFVTVASVIATVMFIIFRNTIGGVSEINLRADIGTTLFAFMWVASAFAIFAWLVQMGLCCCCASRRDVRKGKKRGSEKAYHMDGVAETGGVRDSRPVAAETNEKAPKKYQFWKRG; encoded by the exons ATGAATCTTTTCAATCGCCGCAGGAAGTCGGACGACACTGCTGTGTCGGCGTCTTCACCCCCTGTCGTCGCCCCCGAACTCAGCAAAGAACAAATCAAAGTCGCAACTCATAGGCGCAAAAATTGGTCTCTCGCAACCTCgttcttcctcttcatcaCCTTCATCTTCCTCATCCTAGTCAACATATCCGGTGTACGCAACAAGCCTGTCATCAGGAACTGGTACTTCATCCGCCTCGACTTGAGCAACATAGTGCCAGCTAGTGTTCCGAACTTCGCTCTCATCAACACCATTGCCCAGACGCTGGGTCTCCATGATTTCTACCAAGTCGGCCTTTGGGGCTTCTGTGAAGGCTACAAAGGCCAGGGCGTGACGTTTTGCAGCAAGCCTCAGACATTGTACTGGTTCAACCCCGTAGAGATTTTGCGTAATGAGCTTCTCGCCGGAGCATCCA TCAACCTCCCTGCCGACATCAACGACATCCTCAACCTCATCCACTTTGTCTCCAATTGGATGTTCGGTCTCTTCCTCTCTGCTACCGTCCTCTCCTTCGTCCTAATCTTCGTCATGCCAATCTCGATCTACTCGCGATGGCTCACTCTCATCGTCGCTATCCTCGCCTTTGTCAACGCCCTCTTTGTCACTGTCGCTTCCGTTATCGCTACCGTTATGTTTATCATCTTTCGCAACACTATTGGTGGTGTGTCAGAGATTAATCTCCGGGCGGACATTGGAACGACATTGTTTGCGTTCATGTGGGTTGCAAGTGCCTTTGCCATTTTCGCTTGGCTGGTACAGATGGGTCTCTGCTGTTGCTGTGCGTCCAGGAGAGACGTCAGGAAGGGCAAGAAGCGAGGAAGCGAAAAGGCCTACCACATGGATGGCGTCGCAGAGACAGGTGGCGTCAGGGATAGCAGACCTGTCGCGGCAGAGACAAATGAGAAGGCTCCGAAGAAGTATCAGTTCTGGAAGCGCGGCTAG